One Meiothermus sp. QL-1 DNA segment encodes these proteins:
- a CDS encoding SDR family oxidoreductase yields MDLGIAGRLALVTGASQGIGRAVALTLAREGARVVAVARNPDRLSALIGAIEREGGWARAVPADLSRPPERARLLAELERLGQVELFLGNTGGPPPGPAQALRSEELHNAAEQLLYPMVDLTRALLPGMQARRFGRILYITSLAVREPIENLALSNTLRAGLTGYAKTLAREVAAWGITVNTLGPGYTQTERLEAILAHRAAQRGVSLEAAHAEQTALIPMSRLASPQEIADVAVFLLSERASYLTGQALMVEGGALRSLL; encoded by the coding sequence ATGGACCTGGGCATCGCCGGCCGGCTGGCCCTAGTAACCGGGGCCTCACAGGGCATCGGGCGGGCTGTCGCCCTCACCCTGGCCCGGGAGGGGGCACGGGTGGTGGCGGTGGCCCGGAACCCAGACAGGCTCTCGGCCCTGATAGGGGCAATTGAGCGCGAGGGGGGCTGGGCCCGCGCGGTGCCGGCCGACCTCTCCCGTCCGCCCGAGCGGGCCCGCCTGCTCGCCGAGCTCGAAAGGCTGGGCCAGGTGGAGCTTTTTCTGGGCAACACCGGGGGCCCTCCCCCGGGCCCGGCCCAAGCCCTCCGTTCCGAGGAGCTGCACAACGCCGCTGAACAGCTTCTGTACCCCATGGTGGACCTGACCCGGGCCCTGCTGCCCGGCATGCAGGCCCGCCGGTTCGGGCGCATCCTGTACATCACCTCGCTGGCAGTAAGGGAGCCCATCGAGAACCTGGCCCTCTCCAACACCCTACGGGCCGGGCTCACCGGCTACGCCAAGACGCTGGCGCGGGAGGTGGCTGCCTGGGGCATCACGGTCAACACCCTAGGCCCGGGCTACACCCAAACCGAGCGATTGGAGGCAATTCTGGCCCACCGCGCTGCACAGAGGGGGGTGAGCCTCGAAGCGGCCCACGCCGAGCAAACGGCCCTCATCCCGATGAGCCGCCTGGCCTCGCCCCAGGAAATCGCCGATGTAGCGGTGTTCTTGCTCTCAGAGCGGGCCAGCTACCTGACCGGGCAGGCCCTTATGGTCGAGGGTGGAGCCCTACGCAGCCTACTTTGA
- a CDS encoding GNAT family N-acetyltransferase — MRVSTQLEFLPVTSDLAPVVHNLYLSCPTYIALIGGETPSLNDIQRELETLRHDTRRQAVLLRQGERVVGFLDYKVAHPDRHSATISLLLIEESLQGRGLGKAAVEQLEALLKNRMERLYAVVYGQNEQAKRFWERMGFTHLRDSGPTLCWYLKHLR; from the coding sequence ATGAGGGTTTCCACGCAGCTCGAGTTCCTGCCCGTCACCAGCGACCTGGCCCCTGTTGTGCACAACCTGTACCTGAGCTGCCCCACCTACATCGCCCTCATAGGCGGGGAGACCCCCAGCCTGAACGACATCCAGCGGGAGCTCGAGACCCTGCGCCACGACACCCGCCGCCAGGCGGTGCTGCTCAGGCAGGGCGAGCGGGTGGTGGGGTTCCTGGACTACAAGGTGGCCCACCCCGACCGGCACTCGGCCACCATCAGCCTGCTCTTGATTGAGGAAAGTCTGCAAGGGCGCGGCCTGGGCAAGGCCGCGGTGGAGCAGCTCGAGGCCCTACTGAAAAACCGCATGGAGAGGCTCTACGCCGTGGTCTACGGCCAAAACGAGCAGGCCAAGCGCTTCTGGGAGCGCATGGGCTTCACCCACCTGCGCGACAGCGGCCCCACCCTCTGCTGGTACCTGAAGCACCTACGATGA
- a CDS encoding cold-shock protein, with protein sequence MHRGRVKWFNAEKGYGFIQREGGEPDVFVHYSAIQARGFRTLNEGDVVTFEIEPGKNGKGPQAANVSVVEPARRS encoded by the coding sequence ATGCATAGAGGTCGAGTCAAGTGGTTTAACGCGGAAAAGGGCTACGGCTTCATCCAGCGGGAAGGGGGCGAGCCGGACGTCTTCGTGCACTACAGCGCCATCCAGGCGCGGGGTTTTCGCACCCTGAACGAGGGCGACGTGGTCACCTTTGAGATTGAACCCGGCAAGAACGGTAAGGGTCCCCAAGCTGCGAATGTGAGCGTGGTAGAGCCGGCCAGGCGCTCCTAG
- the acpP gene encoding acyl carrier protein: protein MAILDDIREVIVDKLGVDPEKVVPEARFIEDLGADSLDTVELIMGLEDKFGLEISDEEAEKIRTVQDAIDFIQSKQAGQ, encoded by the coding sequence ATGGCTATCCTGGACGATATCCGCGAGGTAATTGTGGACAAACTGGGCGTTGATCCGGAAAAGGTGGTGCCCGAAGCCCGCTTCATCGAGGACCTGGGCGCCGACAGCCTGGACACGGTGGAGCTCATCATGGGCCTGGAGGACAAGTTCGGCCTGGAGATTTCCGACGAGGAGGCAGAGAAAATCCGCACCGTACAGGACGCCATCGACTTCATCCAGTCCAAGCAGGCCGGCCAGTAG
- the fabG gene encoding 3-oxoacyl-[acyl-carrier-protein] reductase, translating to MRKALVTGSSRGIGRAIALELARRGYALAVHYAGNEAAARATAEEARALGAPQVVVLGADLRHPEAAQRLVVEAHAALGGLEVLVNNAGITRDTLLIRMKDEDWDAVIATNLSAIFHTTREAIKLMMRARWGRVVNISSVVGILGNPGQANYVAAKAGLIGFTRAVAKEYASRGITVNAVAPGFIESDMTARLPEEVAHGYLRQIPAGRFGKPEEVAQAVAFLVSDEAGYITGQTLCVDGGLTPH from the coding sequence ATGCGAAAAGCGCTGGTAACCGGTTCGTCGAGAGGGATTGGGCGGGCGATTGCGCTCGAGCTGGCCCGGCGGGGGTACGCCCTGGCTGTGCACTACGCCGGCAACGAGGCCGCGGCCCGGGCCACCGCCGAGGAGGCCCGGGCCCTGGGGGCACCGCAGGTGGTGGTGTTAGGGGCCGACCTGCGCCACCCCGAAGCCGCGCAGAGGCTGGTGGTCGAGGCCCACGCTGCCCTGGGGGGGCTGGAGGTGCTGGTCAACAACGCCGGCATCACCCGCGACACCCTTCTCATCCGCATGAAGGACGAGGACTGGGATGCGGTCATCGCCACCAACCTGAGCGCCATCTTCCACACCACCCGGGAGGCCATCAAGCTGATGATGCGCGCCCGCTGGGGCCGGGTGGTCAACATCAGCAGCGTGGTGGGCATCCTGGGCAACCCAGGCCAGGCCAACTACGTGGCGGCCAAGGCGGGGCTCATCGGCTTCACCCGGGCCGTGGCCAAGGAGTACGCCAGCCGGGGCATCACCGTCAATGCCGTTGCGCCAGGGTTCATCGAGTCCGATATGACCGCGCGCCTTCCTGAGGAGGTGGCGCACGGGTACCTCCGACAGATTCCCGCCGGGCGCTTCGGTAAGCCCGAGGAGGTAGCCCAGGCGGTGGCCTTCTTAGTCTCCGATGAGGCGGGCTACATCACCGGCCAAACCCTGTGCGTGGACGGGGGCCTGACCCCCCACTAG
- the fabD gene encoding ACP S-malonyltransferase gives MVAALFPGQGSQAVGMGRALYQGSRAAREALERAEAVLPGLLRLMLEGPEEELRLTVNQQPALLAVGYAAFQAYLEAGGPPPQFAAGHSLGEWTAHVAAGTLSLEDGLRLVRKRGAYMQEAVPVGAGAMAAVLKLPAATIQELIEGLEGVEIANYNAPEQTVISGTTEGIAQATERLKAHRARVVPLAVSAPFHSSLMRPAQQRLRSELAQVRLHPPRFPVYSNVRAQPEEDPEQIRELLLTQITHPVRWVETLKDLQARGVRTYLEFGSGQVLTGLVGRTLEGVEARALTTPEEITRYLQEAGCEKRW, from the coding sequence ATGGTCGCAGCGCTTTTTCCGGGTCAGGGGTCGCAGGCGGTGGGCATGGGCCGGGCCCTTTACCAGGGCTCCAGGGCAGCGCGGGAGGCGCTGGAGCGGGCCGAGGCCGTCCTGCCCGGCCTGCTCAGGCTGATGTTGGAGGGCCCTGAGGAGGAGCTCAGGCTCACCGTCAACCAGCAGCCGGCCCTGCTGGCCGTGGGATACGCCGCCTTCCAGGCCTATCTGGAGGCCGGGGGGCCCCCGCCCCAATTCGCCGCCGGGCACAGCCTGGGCGAATGGACGGCCCACGTGGCCGCAGGCACCCTCAGCCTGGAGGACGGCCTGCGGCTGGTGCGCAAGCGGGGGGCCTACATGCAAGAGGCGGTGCCGGTGGGGGCCGGGGCCATGGCCGCGGTGCTCAAACTGCCAGCCGCCACCATTCAGGAGCTCATCGAGGGCCTCGAGGGGGTAGAGATTGCCAACTACAACGCCCCCGAGCAGACCGTCATCTCGGGCACCACAGAGGGCATTGCCCAGGCCACCGAACGGCTCAAGGCCCACAGGGCCCGAGTAGTGCCGCTCGCGGTCTCGGCCCCCTTCCACTCCTCCCTGATGCGGCCCGCCCAGCAGCGGCTTCGCTCCGAGCTGGCCCAGGTCAGGCTTCACCCCCCCCGCTTCCCGGTCTACTCCAACGTGCGGGCCCAACCCGAGGAGGACCCTGAGCAGATCCGGGAACTGCTCCTGACCCAGATCACCCACCCGGTGCGCTGGGTGGAGACGCTGAAGGACCTGCAGGCGCGAGGGGTGAGGACCTACCTCGAGTTCGGCTCCGGCCAGGTGCTCACCGGCCTGGTGGGGCGCACCCTGGAAGGGGTGGAGGCCCGGGCCCTCACCACACCGGAGGAAATCACCCGGTACTTGCAGGAGGCAGGATGCGAAAAGCGCTGGTAA
- a CDS encoding beta-ketoacyl-ACP synthase III, producing MNTGILALGSYAPERVMTNHDFEKFLDTSDEWIVTRTGIRERRLAAEGEYTSHMAFRAVEDLVRRHGPSALEGVDLVIVATNTPDALFPATAALVQDRFGLNAGAYDLLAGCPGWGYAIAQAHALVKSGLARKVLAIGSETLSKILDFSDRSTAVLFGDGAGAAVIGPVPEGYGFRSFVLGADGSGGRELTLRCVAPCLPDGTPMGPYAYMNGREVFKFAVRVMNTATLEAIEKAGLKPEDIKYLIPHQANARIIEAARERLGLPPEQVWVNVDRYGNTSTASIPIALQEALDAGKIKNGDHILFVTFGAGLTWAASVLTWWQPD from the coding sequence TTGAACACAGGTATCCTGGCGCTAGGCAGTTATGCCCCCGAGCGGGTCATGACCAACCACGACTTTGAGAAGTTCCTGGACACCTCCGATGAGTGGATCGTCACGCGCACCGGCATCCGCGAGCGCCGGCTGGCGGCCGAGGGGGAGTACACCTCCCACATGGCCTTCCGCGCGGTGGAAGACCTGGTGCGCCGCCACGGGCCCAGCGCCCTGGAGGGGGTGGACCTGGTCATCGTGGCCACCAACACCCCCGACGCCCTCTTTCCCGCCACCGCGGCTTTGGTGCAGGACCGCTTCGGCCTCAACGCCGGGGCCTACGACCTGCTGGCGGGCTGCCCGGGCTGGGGCTATGCCATCGCCCAGGCCCACGCCCTGGTCAAAAGCGGCCTGGCGCGCAAGGTCCTGGCCATCGGCTCGGAGACCCTGTCCAAAATTCTGGACTTCTCCGACCGCTCCACCGCGGTCCTCTTCGGCGACGGGGCAGGGGCAGCGGTGATCGGGCCGGTGCCCGAGGGCTACGGCTTCCGCTCCTTCGTGTTGGGGGCGGACGGTTCGGGCGGTCGGGAGCTCACCCTGCGCTGCGTGGCCCCCTGCCTGCCGGACGGAACGCCCATGGGGCCCTATGCCTACATGAATGGGCGGGAGGTCTTCAAGTTCGCGGTGCGGGTGATGAACACCGCCACCCTGGAAGCAATCGAGAAGGCCGGGCTGAAGCCCGAGGATATCAAGTACCTGATTCCCCACCAGGCCAACGCCCGCATCATCGAGGCGGCCCGGGAGCGGCTGGGGCTTCCCCCCGAGCAGGTCTGGGTCAACGTGGACCGCTACGGTAATACCTCCACCGCTTCCATCCCCATCGCCCTGCAGGAAGCTCTGGACGCGGGGAAGATTAAGAACGGGGACCACATCCTCTTCGTGACCTTCGGGGCAGGCCTGACCTGGGCGGCCAGCGTCCTGACCTGGTGGCAGCCCGACTGA
- the rpmF gene encoding 50S ribosomal protein L32 encodes MAKHPVPKKKVSKSRRDIRRAVVSALTPPTLVKCAQCGAKIPPHTVCDQCGYYAGRKVLEVGA; translated from the coding sequence ATGGCCAAGCACCCTGTACCCAAAAAGAAGGTTTCCAAGTCCCGCCGGGACATCCGCCGGGCGGTGGTCTCGGCCCTCACCCCACCCACCCTGGTCAAGTGCGCCCAGTGCGGGGCTAAAATTCCCCCCCACACCGTCTGCGACCAGTGCGGCTACTACGCCGGCCGCAAGGTGTTGGAGGTGGGGGCCTAA
- a CDS encoding bioflim formation protein, translated as MRRIVALAALIVGLAFAQVPTYPENTVGLGYGVGRGLVLQAGAALPFSPLGIDTGLELELIVPTTFNNFEAWALFKANLLPALTLADLSLSAGLGLDLSYNTQNSVFGLHLGPLASLEIPGGAVSGYLGLGFKGGFSLAYGLGGRLYLEPIALEVGLSDRYPLKVALLYLW; from the coding sequence ATGAGGCGAATCGTCGCGCTTGCGGCCCTTATCGTCGGATTGGCCTTTGCCCAGGTGCCCACCTACCCCGAGAACACCGTGGGCCTGGGCTATGGGGTGGGTCGGGGGCTTGTGCTCCAGGCCGGTGCTGCCCTGCCCTTCAGCCCTCTGGGAATTGACACCGGGCTGGAGCTCGAGCTCATCGTGCCCACCACCTTTAACAACTTTGAGGCCTGGGCCCTTTTCAAGGCCAACCTGCTGCCCGCCCTGACCCTGGCCGATCTCTCGCTTTCAGCCGGGCTGGGCCTGGACCTGAGCTACAACACTCAAAACAGCGTCTTCGGCCTGCACCTGGGGCCCCTGGCCAGCCTGGAGATACCCGGCGGGGCCGTTTCGGGGTATCTGGGCCTGGGCTTCAAGGGCGGCTTCAGCCTGGCCTACGGCCTGGGGGGGCGGCTGTACCTCGAGCCCATCGCCCTCGAGGTAGGCCTCTCCGACCGCTACCCCCTCAAGGTCGCCCTCCTCTACCTCTGGTAG
- a CDS encoding carboxylesterase/lipase family protein, producing MRWALFLLAALGLAWAHPVWVLTPQGRLQGGVNEKAQVAYFLGIPYARAGRWQAPEPVLALPGVFRATEPGPACPQRGVFTTRLGGYLPPQSEDCLNLAVWAPLRPPPPEGYPVMVFIHGGSYTGGGWAEPLYDGTALAARGVVLVSLNYRLGPLGWLALPALQRESPRGTTGNYGLLDMLEALRWVQRNIRAFGGNPDNITLFGHSAGGMAVCTLLAVPEARGLFHKAILQSGGCGYVRTLAEGFAAGARWAAQMGCAADDLACLRGLPLERIFPPEDRSIGALLERLEAGEFALVPWKPHLDGVVLPRVPLEALREGAAADVPLIAGATTQEAWGERVLGPSSWAEFVRRVEERLPGQGPRARQLYQARASSPAEAWAYFQTDRILFCPSLAAAHAQAPHAPAYAYLVDWASPVLPILGSFHGIELPLLFGTERTWPALALFLTQEALEGSRSLAQALQEHWVNFAATGAPYLRGWPEVKSGYALALTFQPGLVPDPFPERCALFR from the coding sequence ATGCGCTGGGCGCTCTTTCTCCTGGCGGCCTTGGGCCTGGCCTGGGCCCACCCCGTCTGGGTGCTCACCCCCCAGGGCCGCCTCCAGGGTGGGGTGAACGAGAAGGCCCAGGTGGCCTACTTCCTGGGCATCCCCTACGCCCGGGCCGGGCGCTGGCAGGCCCCAGAGCCGGTGCTGGCGCTTCCTGGGGTCTTCCGGGCCACCGAGCCGGGCCCGGCCTGCCCCCAGCGGGGGGTCTTCACCACCCGGCTGGGGGGGTATCTTCCCCCTCAGAGCGAGGACTGCCTGAACCTGGCGGTCTGGGCCCCCCTCCGCCCCCCGCCCCCCGAGGGGTACCCGGTGATGGTCTTCATCCACGGCGGCAGCTACACCGGGGGAGGCTGGGCCGAGCCCCTCTACGACGGCACCGCCCTGGCCGCGCGGGGGGTGGTGTTGGTGAGCCTCAACTACCGCCTGGGGCCCCTGGGCTGGCTGGCCCTGCCGGCCCTGCAGCGGGAGTCGCCCCGGGGCACCACCGGCAACTACGGGCTTTTGGACATGCTCGAGGCCCTGCGCTGGGTGCAGCGGAACATCCGGGCTTTCGGGGGGAATCCGGATAACATCACCCTTTTTGGCCACTCGGCCGGGGGTATGGCGGTCTGCACCCTCTTGGCGGTGCCGGAGGCCCGCGGGCTTTTCCACAAGGCCATCCTCCAGTCGGGAGGGTGCGGCTACGTGCGCACCCTGGCCGAGGGTTTTGCCGCCGGGGCGCGCTGGGCGGCCCAGATGGGCTGCGCTGCGGACGACCTGGCCTGCCTGCGGGGGCTTCCCCTGGAGCGCATCTTTCCCCCAGAGGACCGCAGCATCGGGGCTCTTCTAGAGCGGCTGGAGGCTGGGGAGTTCGCCCTGGTGCCCTGGAAGCCCCACCTGGACGGGGTGGTGCTCCCCAGGGTTCCGCTGGAGGCTTTGAGGGAGGGGGCGGCCGCAGATGTTCCCCTCATAGCCGGGGCCACCACCCAGGAGGCCTGGGGGGAGCGGGTTTTGGGTCCCTCGAGCTGGGCTGAGTTCGTTCGCCGGGTGGAGGAGAGGCTTCCCGGCCAGGGCCCGCGGGCCAGGCAGCTTTACCAGGCCCGCGCTTCCAGCCCAGCCGAGGCCTGGGCCTACTTCCAGACCGACCGCATCCTCTTCTGCCCGAGCCTGGCCGCCGCCCACGCCCAGGCCCCCCATGCCCCCGCCTACGCCTATTTGGTGGACTGGGCCTCCCCGGTGCTGCCAATTCTGGGGAGCTTCCACGGGATTGAGCTGCCGCTGCTTTTCGGCACCGAGCGGACCTGGCCGGCCCTGGCCTTGTTCCTTACCCAGGAGGCCCTGGAGGGCTCCCGCTCTTTGGCCCAGGCCCTCCAGGAACACTGGGTGAACTTTGCGGCCACGGGGGCCCCCTACCTGCGCGGCTGGCCTGAGGTTAAAAGCGGCTACGCCCTGGCCCTGACGTTCCAGCCCGGCCTGGTGCCCGACCCCTTTCCCGAGCGCTGCGCCTTGTTTCGCTAG
- a CDS encoding DUF5639 domain-containing protein, with product MLRVSAADQYLIATGDTPLLEVWAALPQGLYPPFPPVELPGGLDGLLQRGGFGQTFFLGGEVLGLLFSTPRGRLVRAGGLTVKNVQGYDLVRPFVGSFGALGVVQETTLRLRPGRAWVFLRRVGELAEPPLRPRFLWQEGAYTYALHFGHPREVQRFRDSFGGEEVAGWLDYRGFFPRGMGIGMGPVADLRFGWADGGARPDMPEAYRWLAEAL from the coding sequence GTGCTTCGGGTGTCTGCCGCCGACCAGTACCTCATCGCCACGGGCGATACCCCTTTGCTCGAGGTCTGGGCTGCCCTACCCCAGGGGCTCTACCCGCCCTTTCCCCCGGTGGAGCTGCCTGGGGGGCTGGACGGGCTTTTGCAGCGGGGGGGGTTTGGCCAGACCTTCTTTTTAGGGGGTGAGGTGCTGGGGCTTCTTTTTTCTACCCCCAGGGGCCGGCTGGTGCGGGCAGGGGGTCTTACGGTCAAGAACGTGCAGGGCTACGACCTGGTGCGCCCCTTCGTGGGAAGTTTTGGGGCCCTGGGGGTGGTACAGGAGACCACCTTGCGGCTCAGGCCGGGCCGGGCCTGGGTCTTTTTGCGGCGGGTGGGCGAGCTGGCCGAGCCCCCCCTCAGGCCCCGCTTTCTTTGGCAGGAGGGGGCCTACACCTACGCCCTGCACTTCGGCCACCCCCGGGAGGTGCAGCGCTTCAGGGACAGCTTCGGTGGGGAGGAGGTGGCCGGCTGGCTGGACTACCGGGGCTTCTTCCCCCGGGGTATGGGGATAGGGATGGGGCCGGTGGCCGACCTGCGCTTCGGCTGGGCCGACGGCGGCGCCAGGCCCGATATGCCCGAGGCCTACCGGTGGCTGGCGGAGGCGCTGTGA
- a CDS encoding alpha/beta fold hydrolase, translating to MTPRFTPPEALRPYQRRVQVGGVGLHLYDTGPGQGPAFLLVHGLGDEADTWRKLFPLLRGRVIAPDLPGFGRSEHPRRAYTLGFFARVLLALLDHLGVGRAVLVGSSLGAAVVLEMALRRPERVERLCLVGGPPWGRPSRAQLLLLTPGLGERLYNRLRASQEAAYASLEPYYARFQALPPEDQRFLRERVWERVWSDDQRRAFFSTLRWMALRSLLGWRWQGLAPPVHLVWGAEDRVVPPGVGRRLAAAIPGARFSLIPDCGHLPQQEKPLELARLL from the coding sequence GTGACCCCCCGCTTCACCCCTCCTGAGGCCCTGCGGCCCTACCAGCGGCGGGTGCAGGTAGGGGGGGTGGGGCTTCACCTCTACGACACAGGCCCGGGCCAGGGGCCGGCCTTTTTGCTGGTTCACGGCCTGGGGGATGAGGCCGACACCTGGCGCAAGCTCTTCCCCCTGCTCAGGGGCCGGGTGATAGCACCGGACCTGCCCGGTTTCGGGCGCTCGGAGCACCCCAGGCGGGCCTATACCCTGGGCTTCTTCGCCCGGGTCCTGCTGGCCTTGCTGGACCACCTGGGGGTAGGGCGCGCGGTGCTGGTGGGCAGCTCGCTGGGGGCGGCGGTGGTGCTGGAGATGGCCCTGCGCCGGCCTGAGCGGGTGGAGCGGCTTTGCCTGGTGGGGGGGCCACCCTGGGGGCGGCCAAGCCGGGCGCAGCTTCTGCTCCTTACCCCTGGTCTGGGCGAGCGCCTGTACAACCGCCTCCGCGCCTCCCAAGAAGCGGCCTACGCGAGCCTCGAGCCCTACTACGCCCGCTTCCAGGCGCTTCCTCCGGAGGACCAGCGATTCTTGCGCGAGCGGGTCTGGGAGCGGGTCTGGAGCGACGACCAGCGCCGGGCCTTCTTCTCCACCCTTCGCTGGATGGCCCTGAGAAGCCTCTTGGGCTGGCGCTGGCAGGGGCTTGCGCCGCCGGTTCACCTGGTCTGGGGGGCGGAGGACCGGGTGGTGCCCCCCGGGGTGGGGCGGCGCCTGGCGGCGGCGATACCGGGGGCTCGCTTCAGCCTGATTCCCGATTGTGGCCACCTGCCGCAGCAGGAAAAGCCCCTGGAGCTGGCCCGACTTCTCTAG
- the perR gene encoding manganese-dependent transcriptional regulator PerR: MAIKRLTKQRRAVLEVVQNAKGHHPDAAWVYAEVRKKVPRISLGTVYRTLDALIAEGYLVPLSRPGEAVRYEANLDGHLHMVCRQCGQFFDIIHPLPDLLSEVRARYPEFSIEHVQVEYEGLCPACRAQDP, from the coding sequence ATGGCGATCAAACGCTTGACCAAGCAGCGCAGGGCTGTGCTCGAGGTGGTGCAAAACGCCAAGGGCCACCACCCCGACGCGGCCTGGGTCTACGCCGAGGTACGTAAAAAGGTGCCCCGCATCAGCCTGGGCACGGTCTACCGCACCCTGGACGCCCTCATCGCCGAAGGGTATTTGGTTCCCCTCTCGCGTCCAGGGGAGGCCGTGCGCTACGAGGCCAACCTGGACGGCCACCTGCACATGGTCTGCCGCCAATGCGGCCAGTTTTTCGACATCATCCATCCTCTGCCCGACCTTCTGAGCGAGGTGCGGGCCAGGTACCCCGAGTTCTCAATCGAGCACGTGCAGGTGGAGTACGAGGGGCTGTGCCCGGCCTGCCGCGCGCAGGACCCCTAG
- a CDS encoding MOSC domain-containing protein translates to MRLCSIQLAHTKGLPTSIHKTPVAEARATFWGLEGDYIADSEHHGGPDQAVYVYSQADYDYWAEELGEALAPGSFGENLVFSSFGPPPLRIGDRFRIGEVVLEVSAPRIPCATLAARMGDPGFVRRFRQARRPGFYARVLAEGWLRPGQPIEKIPAPAHWPTVEGLFQLWYDPAPSPEQLRAAMAAPLAARFRAAMARRLVEGL, encoded by the coding sequence ATGCGCCTTTGCTCCATCCAGCTAGCCCACACCAAGGGCCTGCCCACCAGCATCCACAAGACCCCGGTGGCCGAGGCCCGGGCCACGTTTTGGGGCCTGGAGGGCGACTACATCGCCGACAGCGAACACCACGGCGGGCCCGACCAGGCGGTCTACGTCTACAGCCAGGCCGACTACGACTACTGGGCCGAGGAGCTGGGGGAGGCCCTAGCCCCCGGCAGCTTTGGCGAGAACCTGGTTTTCTCCAGCTTTGGCCCCCCACCCCTTCGCATCGGGGACCGCTTTCGCATTGGGGAGGTGGTGCTGGAGGTGAGCGCCCCCCGCATCCCCTGCGCCACCCTCGCAGCCCGCATGGGGGACCCGGGGTTCGTCCGGCGCTTTCGCCAGGCCCGGCGGCCCGGCTTTTACGCCCGGGTGCTGGCGGAGGGGTGGCTCAGGCCAGGGCAACCCATCGAGAAAATCCCCGCCCCTGCCCATTGGCCCACCGTGGAGGGGCTCTTCCAACTCTGGTACGACCCGGCCCCCTCCCCGGAGCAGCTCCGGGCGGCTATGGCAGCCCCGTTGGCCGCCCGGTTTCGGGCCGCCATGGCCAGACGCCTGGTTGAGGGGCTTTGA
- a CDS encoding DUF3054 domain-containing protein: MRPSPKTRGRLLAWGDALAIVAFALVGLKSHGEPLSLAGLARNALPILLAWFLLAPFLRTYTRPTWRNLLYTWALGVSAGVWLRFMVLQKSFDAGYLVFWAVSLATTLALLLLWRGLAFWLLRDRLART, encoded by the coding sequence ATGAGACCTTCCCCCAAGACTCGAGGCCGCCTGCTGGCCTGGGGCGACGCTTTGGCCATCGTGGCCTTCGCCCTCGTAGGGCTGAAGAGTCACGGGGAACCCCTGAGCCTGGCCGGCCTGGCGCGCAACGCTCTGCCCATCCTGCTGGCCTGGTTCCTGCTGGCCCCCTTCCTGCGCACCTACACCCGGCCCACCTGGCGCAACCTGCTCTACACCTGGGCCCTGGGGGTGAGCGCTGGGGTCTGGCTTCGCTTCATGGTGCTGCAGAAGTCCTTTGACGCGGGCTATCTGGTCTTCTGGGCGGTTAGCCTGGCCACCACCCTGGCCCTGCTGCTCCTTTGGCGGGGGCTGGCTTTCTGGCTCTTGCGGGACCGGCTGGCTAGGACCTAG